In Vibrio hippocampi, the following are encoded in one genomic region:
- a CDS encoding excinuclease — protein MKNILVAAGLLLVATSASARDDVLELSVADAMANAKVSQAVGDGVQFYFGGQSHDTVKQTFGEWSTNKKTNAFGKSDEFACQWAFAGALKTLKQRAIKEGGNAVINIRSNYKNNLTSSDTHFKCGAGNVIAGVALIGDVVKL, from the coding sequence ATGAAAAACATCTTAGTAGCAGCAGGATTACTTTTGGTTGCCACATCGGCATCAGCTCGTGACGATGTATTGGAGCTATCTGTGGCGGATGCGATGGCTAATGCCAAAGTGTCTCAAGCGGTTGGCGATGGTGTTCAGTTTTATTTTGGCGGACAAAGCCACGACACGGTCAAGCAAACATTTGGTGAATGGAGTACCAACAAAAAGACCAATGCATTCGGTAAGTCCGATGAGTTTGCTTGCCAATGGGCTTTCGCTGGTGCGTTGAAAACTTTAAAGCAGCGAGCAATTAAAGAAGGCGGTAATGCGGTAATTAATATCCGCTCGAACTATAAAAATAACCTGACGTCTAGCGACACACATTTCAAGTGTGGTGCCGGAAACGTAATCGCCGGCGTCGCGCTTATTGGTGATGTGGTAAAACTGTAA
- the yciH gene encoding stress response translation initiation inhibitor YciH — protein sequence MTLVYSTETGRIKPEEEKVQRPKGDGVVRIQKQTKGRKGKGVSIVTGLDLDDAPLKLLAAELKKVCGCGGSIKDGTIEIQGDARDKIKALLEKKGYTVKLAGG from the coding sequence ATGACTCTTGTATATTCAACAGAAACTGGTCGAATAAAGCCAGAAGAAGAAAAAGTTCAACGTCCCAAAGGTGATGGTGTTGTTCGAATCCAAAAACAAACCAAAGGACGCAAAGGAAAAGGCGTCTCAATTGTGACAGGATTAGACCTCGATGATGCACCCCTTAAATTATTAGCGGCTGAATTGAAAAAAGTATGCGGCTGTGGCGGCTCAATTAAAGACGGTACCATCGAAATCCAAGGCGATGCGCGTGATAAAATCAAAGCGTTACTTGAGAAAAAAGGTTACACCGTGAAACTGGCGGGCGGCTGA
- a CDS encoding DUF3319 domain-containing protein: MALASYRGCTLKSVGTSDQVWKVVIKNRELKGSLAAVKKSIDWWCDTSQIVDPSEIAKPQVSRSGKATQELFHGFNIKNDTGEANAWYCVFNSKLIKGSKVAIQKHIEAYLVAKQKALQAQQAKK, from the coding sequence ATGGCATTAGCGAGTTATCGCGGTTGTACGCTAAAATCTGTGGGAACTTCGGACCAAGTTTGGAAGGTTGTCATAAAAAATAGAGAGCTTAAGGGCTCACTGGCAGCAGTAAAAAAGTCCATTGACTGGTGGTGCGATACTTCGCAAATAGTCGATCCATCAGAGATCGCTAAGCCTCAGGTCAGTCGCAGCGGCAAGGCAACGCAAGAATTGTTTCATGGTTTCAATATTAAAAACGACACCGGAGAAGCCAATGCTTGGTATTGCGTGTTTAATAGTAAGTTGATAAAAGGTAGTAAAGTTGCTATCCAGAAACATATCGAAGCGTATTTAGTCGCAAAGCAAAAAGCGCTACAAGCACAACAAGCTAAGAAATAA
- a CDS encoding D-alanine--D-alanine ligase yields the protein MSNYNILLLCGGGSSEHEVSLVSADYLQTQLEVNPNYSVIRVEITTSGWRCENGDLVVLDINQRELVASDQKIKIDYVVPCIHGFPGETGDIQSLFELAKIPYLGCGPEASSNSFNKITSKLWYDTLEIPNTPYLFLAENSEAGYQKAKSAFEQWGKVFVKAAKQGSSVGCYSVTDIEQLKQKIDAAFGYSDQVVIEKSVKPRELEVAAFEYQGQLHITHPGEVIAPEGDFYSYEEKYSADSHSTTVIEAKGLTNQQLELIELSARKVFTQMKLRHLSRIDFFLTEDNEIYLNEVNTFPGMTPISMFPKMVEHAGVKFSDLLKDCIEESINK from the coding sequence ATGTCAAACTACAATATTTTATTGCTCTGCGGCGGGGGATCTTCAGAGCACGAAGTATCGCTTGTCTCTGCAGATTATTTGCAAACACAATTAGAAGTAAACCCGAACTATTCAGTCATTCGAGTAGAAATTACCACGTCGGGTTGGCGATGCGAAAATGGCGATTTGGTTGTCTTAGATATTAATCAACGTGAGTTAGTCGCCAGCGATCAGAAGATAAAAATAGACTATGTCGTTCCATGTATTCACGGATTCCCTGGCGAAACCGGCGATATTCAATCGCTGTTTGAGTTAGCGAAAATTCCTTATCTAGGCTGTGGACCTGAAGCAAGCAGTAATAGCTTCAATAAGATCACCTCTAAGCTTTGGTATGACACCTTAGAGATCCCTAACACGCCTTACTTATTTTTAGCTGAAAATAGTGAAGCAGGTTATCAAAAGGCTAAAAGTGCTTTCGAACAGTGGGGAAAGGTGTTTGTCAAAGCAGCCAAACAGGGCTCATCAGTAGGATGTTACAGCGTCACTGATATTGAGCAATTAAAACAAAAAATTGACGCCGCATTTGGCTATTCCGACCAAGTAGTGATTGAAAAATCCGTTAAGCCACGCGAACTTGAAGTGGCAGCGTTTGAATATCAAGGTCAATTGCATATTACTCATCCCGGTGAAGTGATTGCGCCAGAAGGCGATTTTTACTCATACGAAGAGAAATACAGTGCTGATAGTCATTCAACTACCGTCATAGAAGCGAAAGGCTTGACCAATCAACAGTTGGAATTAATCGAACTAAGTGCACGTAAAGTCTTTACCCAAATGAAATTACGTCATTTATCTAGGATTGACTTTTTCCTAACGGAAGATAATGAAATCTACCTCAATGAAGTCAATACATTTCCGGGTATGACGCCAATCTCAATGTTCCCTAAAATGGTTGAACACGCTGGAGTGAAATTTTCTGATTTATTGAAAGATTGCATTGAAGAATCTATCAATAAATAG
- a CDS encoding SPOR domain-containing protein — MKKVVIVSLAGLLAACSSSKYTVDVKSESFREDYTPVVVAQEPVVTSEPVMIAESNVTPTQTPIIANSAPVITETKSQPTPVATRQEPVVKIVPPSKSQSKNNYRFGYTLQVVAVGSKDKVEQFSSKLPRSGQPIWENYKVVNGTKWYSVLYGDYATRTEAKAAISTLPAEFKQLKPFVKSIDKIKQSDYPTLTKLN, encoded by the coding sequence ATGAAAAAAGTTGTTATCGTCAGTTTAGCGGGCTTACTCGCCGCATGCTCTTCAAGCAAATATACAGTGGACGTAAAATCGGAGAGTTTTCGAGAAGATTACACACCCGTTGTTGTTGCTCAAGAACCCGTTGTGACATCAGAGCCAGTGATGATCGCTGAATCTAATGTCACACCAACGCAAACGCCTATTATAGCGAACAGTGCGCCAGTGATTACCGAAACCAAGTCACAACCGACACCAGTTGCGACGCGCCAAGAGCCAGTGGTAAAAATTGTTCCGCCTTCTAAATCACAGTCTAAAAACAACTATCGTTTTGGTTATACACTGCAGGTAGTTGCTGTCGGTAGTAAGGACAAGGTTGAGCAGTTTTCATCAAAGCTCCCTCGTTCAGGACAACCTATTTGGGAAAACTACAAGGTTGTAAATGGGACAAAATGGTATTCAGTGCTTTATGGTGATTATGCGACTCGCACTGAAGCGAAAGCAGCGATCAGCACATTACCTGCTGAGTTCAAACAACTTAAGCCTTTCGTGAAGAGCATTGATAAAATCAAACAGTCTGATTATCCAACGCTGACCAAGTTAAACTAG
- a CDS encoding bifunctional acetate--CoA ligase family protein/GNAT family N-acetyltransferase, producing the protein MLLDALLNPNAVAVIGASEQVDHLGHIVMTNLLNSQFKGTILPVHPRHKSVASIYCYASVQALPIKPDLAIICDIALFDQELLQQLHLQQCHSVILMPVSSVSTLTINTDLFQLAQQFGIKLLGPESIGVIAPWRNLNASCSPVSAHPGKLAFIAQSNSVCTTVLDWASERGIGFSYCISLGESYDISFDQLLDYLCRDSHTEAVLLQIDSIQDARKFMSAARAASRKRRILVFKPTDKLGLGKNIVSDLVYDAAIKRAGMLRVYDTHELFAAIETLTHSIPLRGERLAVITNGQATGMMAINQLDTLGGKLSNLCNNTLETLTESLSIPQYAQTPIYVGNSGGIEHYEIALSTLLDSDDVDAILIILCPSFAVKHQALSHRLIEIIHSHPRAKRFNIFTNWTGETCAPSRQLFTQHGIPTYRTPESAVTAFMHLVEYRRNQWQLKETPATIESYTQQQLQSIRAWLEQKTEHSDQSNEMITLDITSSQELLQLAQLPILRSQLAKSAQEAAQFADDIGYPVTVKLASPDIIHKSDVQGVALNLNSAEEVATAVDSIIDRANSVQPDSVILGFIVQPMARLFGTQEIRIKIVDDTVFGPTLFIGQGGSGWRISSQSVVSLLPVNMALSQYLLVQAVNNGDIRFEHSALIPNFAIIAQFLVKLSEMIVACPQIKELDIHPLLIDGNELTILDAAIKIAKFNGESHTRLAIRPYPVEMERVVNLKHGKPVLLRPIKPEDEPLHAEFLTHVTREDLYKRFFSDVGEFDHAALANLTQIDYDREMAFVAIEDFNTPQPQIIGVCRVMLSADNHDGEFGILVRSQLKGHGLGRILMQQLVDYCQQKGTRYLVGMTMPNNSGMLALAKSLGFEIDISFEDGTADMRLTLENQ; encoded by the coding sequence ATGCTGTTAGATGCCCTACTCAATCCAAACGCTGTCGCTGTTATTGGGGCTTCGGAACAAGTCGATCATCTTGGTCATATTGTGATGACGAATCTGCTAAATAGCCAATTTAAGGGTACGATACTCCCCGTTCACCCAAGACATAAATCGGTGGCTAGCATCTATTGCTATGCGTCGGTTCAGGCACTACCGATTAAACCGGACCTTGCGATCATTTGTGATATCGCATTATTCGACCAAGAGTTACTGCAACAGCTACATCTTCAGCAGTGTCATAGCGTCATTTTGATGCCAGTTAGTTCGGTATCAACATTGACCATCAATACTGATCTTTTTCAACTGGCACAGCAATTTGGTATCAAATTACTGGGACCTGAGAGTATTGGTGTTATTGCACCATGGCGAAACCTCAACGCCTCATGCTCGCCAGTCAGTGCTCATCCCGGTAAGCTTGCCTTTATTGCTCAATCGAATTCCGTCTGTACCACGGTTCTCGACTGGGCCAGTGAAAGAGGTATTGGGTTTTCGTACTGTATCTCCCTTGGTGAAAGTTACGATATTAGCTTTGATCAACTGCTTGATTACCTATGCCGAGATAGCCATACAGAAGCTGTTCTGCTTCAGATTGATTCTATTCAAGATGCGCGTAAATTTATGTCTGCCGCAAGGGCTGCATCGCGTAAACGCCGTATCTTAGTCTTTAAGCCCACGGACAAACTCGGGTTAGGTAAAAACATTGTTTCCGATTTAGTGTACGATGCGGCCATCAAGCGCGCGGGAATGTTAAGAGTGTACGACACTCATGAACTGTTCGCTGCTATCGAGACTCTCACTCACTCTATCCCATTACGAGGCGAAAGACTTGCGGTGATCACCAATGGTCAAGCCACGGGTATGATGGCAATCAACCAGCTTGATACGCTTGGGGGCAAGCTAAGTAATTTATGCAATAACACGCTAGAAACATTGACCGAAAGCTTGTCGATTCCTCAATATGCACAGACGCCGATTTATGTCGGTAATAGTGGCGGGATAGAGCATTATGAAATTGCCCTCTCAACACTATTAGACAGTGACGATGTCGATGCGATCTTAATCATTTTGTGCCCTTCTTTTGCCGTCAAGCATCAAGCGTTATCCCATCGGTTAATTGAGATCATTCACTCTCACCCGCGCGCCAAACGTTTTAACATTTTTACTAACTGGACTGGCGAAACGTGTGCGCCTTCGCGTCAGTTATTTACCCAGCATGGGATCCCGACCTATCGCACACCAGAGAGTGCAGTGACTGCGTTTATGCATTTGGTGGAATACCGACGAAATCAGTGGCAATTAAAAGAAACCCCCGCCACGATAGAAAGCTACACTCAGCAACAATTGCAATCAATTCGGGCTTGGCTTGAACAAAAAACAGAGCACAGTGATCAAAGCAACGAAATGATCACTCTCGATATCACGTCGAGTCAAGAGCTGTTACAACTTGCCCAACTTCCTATACTTCGCTCTCAATTGGCGAAATCTGCGCAGGAAGCCGCCCAGTTTGCGGATGATATTGGTTACCCTGTCACTGTAAAGTTGGCAAGCCCCGATATTATCCATAAGTCCGACGTGCAAGGCGTTGCGTTAAATCTAAATAGTGCTGAAGAAGTCGCCACAGCCGTGGATTCTATTATCGACCGCGCGAATAGTGTTCAACCGGATTCAGTGATACTTGGCTTTATTGTACAGCCGATGGCGCGATTGTTTGGTACGCAAGAAATAAGGATCAAAATTGTCGATGACACGGTATTCGGTCCGACTCTATTTATCGGTCAAGGCGGTTCAGGTTGGCGGATAAGTTCTCAATCAGTCGTGAGTTTACTGCCCGTAAATATGGCACTTTCTCAGTATTTGCTGGTACAGGCTGTCAATAACGGCGATATCCGTTTTGAACACAGCGCCCTGATCCCCAACTTCGCCATCATTGCTCAATTCTTGGTGAAGTTGTCAGAAATGATTGTCGCTTGTCCGCAGATAAAGGAGCTCGATATTCATCCATTGCTGATCGATGGTAATGAACTCACTATCCTTGATGCCGCGATCAAGATTGCTAAGTTTAACGGTGAGTCACACACCCGTTTAGCGATCAGACCTTATCCGGTCGAAATGGAACGTGTGGTCAACCTTAAACACGGAAAGCCTGTGCTACTTCGTCCAATAAAACCGGAAGATGAGCCACTGCACGCCGAATTTCTCACTCATGTCACGCGAGAAGATCTCTATAAACGTTTCTTTTCCGATGTGGGTGAATTTGACCATGCCGCCTTGGCTAACCTTACCCAAATTGACTATGACCGAGAGATGGCTTTTGTTGCCATAGAAGATTTTAATACTCCGCAACCTCAAATTATCGGTGTTTGCCGCGTGATGCTTTCCGCTGATAATCATGATGGTGAATTTGGTATCTTAGTTCGGTCACAACTGAAAGGTCATGGTTTAGGTCGTATTTTGATGCAACAACTCGTTGACTACTGTCAGCAAAAAGGCACCCGCTATCTTGTGGGTATGACGATGCCCAACAACTCCGGCATGTTAGCCCTTGCAAAATCCCTCGGTTTTGAGATCGATATAAGCTTTGAAGACGGCACTGCTGATATGCGATTAACGCTAGAAAACCAATAG
- a CDS encoding TonB-dependent hemoglobin/transferrin/lactoferrin family receptor yields MRNKTILASSIVLALSQGAHAEEAYTFDEVVVSATRTEQNKTDVSSSIESVDSEQIDSSLSTDLKDALKTTPGVDATTSGRFGISGFNIRGMDGDRVKVVVDGVQQVTPFNPGGGATQAIYPNAIELDTLTSIEVNKSASSTLYGSNALGGVVVLKTKDPEDFLVTDGDENRFGLKSSYSSKDEQFKNTLTWAMRQGDLETILIGTYAQGSETENYGGNNIEGDDRTSVDPADKELNNVLAKAYYNLNDANRVGIVFERYDYEYDENRLSGNEFNDYGPYGHFGYEDSTSNDSNVRTRYGINHEWKANNVIFDNLFWQVNYQTTETTNENYANVSIYDAAGYFGYTPGFTYDGGRNRIRQAEEKTWQIDSQFDKLLEFGNDYHELTYGFSYLHTDFSLYNRDIFFEDSSLNGPGSTTVPDAELIQWGVFAQDNMFLLDESLVINLGLRYDSFKATPSADAGFETEFDENSNDALTGQVGAVYHFNENLSTFAQISQGFKAPTVKQLYFEYDTGSEYIPNPDLEAEKSTSYEIGLRGQNDFTQFELVGYFNKYKDFIATVDLGENAATGKDQVTVVNLDKVEIKGIEYSQTLLLDRLSFVPQGIYSTVSLAYSEGEDKSTGQSLDSIAPLTGVFGFGYDNIAHRFGGLATLKVVDRKTDWYSDDNIETAGYGVFDVTAYYQPATDLTLRAGVFNLFDKKYFDYQDLSGYDSSDNYQRLSQPGRNWGVSLDYQF; encoded by the coding sequence ATGCGTAATAAAACCATTTTAGCCAGCTCTATCGTCCTTGCTCTCTCTCAAGGCGCTCACGCTGAAGAAGCTTATACATTTGATGAAGTCGTTGTGTCAGCAACACGCACAGAACAAAATAAAACTGATGTTTCAAGCTCGATTGAATCTGTCGACTCAGAACAAATAGATAGTTCTCTTTCAACTGATTTAAAAGATGCACTTAAAACCACGCCGGGTGTAGACGCGACAACTTCTGGACGTTTTGGTATATCTGGTTTTAACATTCGTGGCATGGATGGTGATCGCGTTAAAGTTGTTGTTGATGGGGTCCAACAAGTCACTCCTTTCAACCCGGGTGGCGGTGCAACTCAAGCTATTTATCCAAATGCTATCGAGTTAGATACTCTTACTTCTATTGAAGTCAATAAAAGCGCATCGTCAACACTTTACGGTTCAAATGCACTCGGCGGCGTAGTTGTTCTTAAAACCAAAGATCCAGAAGATTTCCTTGTTACGGATGGCGATGAAAATAGATTCGGTCTTAAGTCGTCCTATTCGTCTAAAGATGAGCAGTTCAAAAACACCCTCACTTGGGCGATGCGTCAGGGTGATTTAGAAACGATCTTGATTGGTACTTACGCTCAAGGTAGCGAAACTGAAAACTACGGCGGTAACAATATTGAAGGTGATGACCGTACTTCGGTTGACCCTGCGGATAAAGAACTGAATAACGTATTAGCTAAAGCATATTACAATCTAAATGACGCAAACCGCGTAGGCATTGTTTTTGAGCGTTATGACTATGAATATGATGAAAACCGTCTAAGTGGCAACGAATTCAATGATTATGGTCCATACGGTCATTTCGGTTATGAAGACTCAACCAGTAATGATAGCAACGTAAGGACTCGTTATGGTATCAACCATGAATGGAAAGCAAACAACGTAATTTTCGATAACTTATTCTGGCAAGTTAATTATCAAACAACAGAAACCACAAACGAAAATTATGCCAACGTATCCATTTACGATGCTGCTGGCTACTTTGGCTATACTCCTGGATTTACTTACGATGGCGGAAGAAACCGTATTCGACAAGCGGAAGAAAAAACTTGGCAAATAGATAGCCAATTCGACAAATTGCTTGAATTTGGTAACGATTACCACGAGTTAACCTATGGATTTAGCTACCTTCATACTGATTTTAGCCTTTATAACCGTGATATTTTCTTTGAAGACTCAAGTTTAAACGGTCCGGGTTCTACGACGGTTCCTGACGCTGAACTAATTCAGTGGGGTGTGTTCGCGCAAGACAACATGTTCTTACTTGATGAATCATTAGTGATTAATCTTGGTCTTCGTTATGACTCTTTTAAAGCAACTCCAAGCGCTGACGCTGGCTTTGAAACTGAGTTCGATGAAAATAGTAACGATGCTTTAACAGGTCAGGTTGGTGCTGTTTATCACTTTAACGAAAATCTCAGCACGTTTGCACAAATTAGCCAAGGTTTCAAAGCACCTACCGTTAAGCAGCTTTATTTTGAATATGATACAGGCTCCGAATATATTCCAAATCCTGATCTTGAAGCTGAGAAAAGTACTTCCTATGAAATTGGTCTACGTGGACAGAATGATTTTACTCAATTCGAACTCGTTGGTTACTTCAATAAATATAAAGACTTTATCGCAACGGTTGATCTAGGCGAAAATGCAGCAACTGGCAAAGATCAGGTGACTGTTGTCAATTTAGATAAAGTTGAAATTAAAGGTATTGAATACTCGCAAACATTGTTACTTGATCGTCTGAGTTTTGTTCCTCAGGGCATATATTCTACTGTTTCACTTGCATACTCTGAAGGTGAGGACAAGAGCACAGGACAAAGCCTAGATTCAATAGCACCTCTAACGGGTGTCTTTGGATTCGGTTATGACAACATTGCACATAGGTTTGGTGGATTAGCAACTTTGAAAGTGGTTGATCGTAAAACAGATTGGTACAGCGACGACAACATTGAAACAGCGGGTTACGGTGTATTTGATGTCACGGCTTATTATCAACCAGCTACAGACCTGACGCTACGAGCAGGTGTATTTAACTTATTCGATAAGAAGTATTTCGATTATCAGGATTTATCCGGTTACGATAGCAGTGATAATTACCAACGTCTTTCTCAACCAGGTAGAAATTGGGGTGTGAGTTTAGACTATCAATTCTAA
- the cqsA gene encoding alpha-hydroxyketone-type quorum-sensing autoinducer synthase codes for MNIINNATTLPEFVSTKVEQHLEQLIYLPDSGKNLVVGKQPNPEDIVLQSNDYLDLSNNEEINRCHADAILTPQQSTFMSGVFLHDGDIKQVVEQRLSNFAHFSSCSLFQSGWIANIALLQTICDQTTHVYIDFFAHASLWEGARTAGANLHPFMHNNVRHFEKLVKRNGPGILIVDSIYSTLGTIAPLKKMIEIAKQYGCAIVVDESHSLGTHGSQGAGLLQQLGLSHQVDFMTASLAKAFAYRAGAVWCNNRTNEVIPYAAYPSIFSSTLLPSEICRIDATLDVIIHGDERRARLANNAKLLAKELQKIGFNIRSESHIVSLETGSESNTKKVRDFLESKGVFGSVFCRPATTPTQNIIRFSINCSVTKQQIQRVVDVCKMAYQIEAFTFR; via the coding sequence ATGAATATAATCAATAACGCCACCACCTTGCCTGAGTTTGTGTCAACTAAGGTTGAACAGCATCTTGAACAGTTAATCTATCTTCCCGATAGCGGCAAAAACCTTGTGGTAGGCAAGCAGCCAAATCCTGAAGATATCGTTTTGCAGAGCAATGACTATTTAGATTTGAGCAACAATGAAGAGATAAACCGATGTCATGCGGATGCAATACTGACTCCGCAGCAGTCGACGTTTATGTCAGGGGTATTTCTACACGATGGTGATATTAAACAGGTAGTCGAACAACGATTATCGAATTTTGCGCACTTTTCGAGTTGTTCTCTATTTCAATCTGGTTGGATTGCAAACATTGCTTTGCTGCAAACCATTTGCGACCAAACGACCCATGTCTACATTGATTTTTTTGCTCATGCGTCTCTTTGGGAAGGAGCAAGAACCGCGGGAGCGAACCTGCACCCATTTATGCACAATAATGTGCGCCACTTTGAAAAACTGGTGAAACGAAATGGTCCGGGAATTTTGATTGTAGATTCAATCTACAGCACCCTTGGTACTATTGCACCATTAAAGAAAATGATTGAAATTGCCAAACAATATGGCTGTGCCATCGTCGTCGATGAGTCTCACTCACTCGGCACTCATGGTAGCCAAGGCGCTGGGCTATTACAGCAATTAGGACTGAGCCACCAAGTCGATTTTATGACCGCGAGCTTAGCAAAAGCATTTGCCTATCGTGCTGGTGCGGTTTGGTGTAACAACCGTACCAATGAGGTGATTCCTTATGCCGCCTACCCTTCGATTTTTAGCTCGACACTTTTACCGAGTGAAATCTGCCGTATTGATGCTACGTTAGACGTTATTATTCATGGGGATGAACGACGCGCAAGGCTTGCAAATAATGCCAAACTGTTAGCGAAAGAGTTACAAAAGATTGGTTTTAACATCCGTAGTGAATCTCATATTGTCTCTTTGGAGACCGGAAGCGAGAGTAACACCAAAAAAGTCCGTGATTTCCTAGAATCTAAAGGCGTATTTGGCTCGGTGTTTTGCCGCCCAGCAACGACACCCACGCAAAACATCATTCGCTTTTCTATCAATTGCTCTGTTACAAAACAGCAAATCCAGCGCGTCGTAGATGTGTGTAAGATGGCTTATCAGATAGAGGCGTTTACATTCCGATAG